A portion of the Leptospirales bacterium genome contains these proteins:
- a CDS encoding thiolase family protein: protein MSDAYILDGRRSAFGAFGGALHQLHPVELAVHASTQALLAAGVAASAVDECIFGNVLLADSQSIYFARHVALRSGAPVSAPALTVNRLCGSGLEAIAQAAQQVRSGVSQCVLAGGAESMSHAPHLLQSARWGQKLGGLAMEDSLLSGLTDGYSGLPMGMTAENLARDFSISREDQDAWALRSQTRAEGASDSGRMALEIAPLRLRQRKAEVNFDRDEFIRGAASASALPGLPPAFDPQGTVSAGNSSGINDGAAALLVVSEAFLKNSGRKPRARILGCSAVGCDPSRMGIGPALAIPRLLARHGLQQSDIDLFEINEAFAAQTLAVIRQLKLDPERTNVNGGAIALGHPLAASGARLALSLAIELEQRSLRYGVASLCIGGGQGIAMLLEAC, encoded by the coding sequence ATGTCTGATGCCTATATCCTTGACGGTCGACGCAGCGCCTTTGGCGCATTTGGCGGGGCGCTGCATCAATTGCATCCTGTTGAACTTGCCGTTCACGCTTCCACGCAGGCGTTGCTGGCCGCCGGCGTTGCAGCTTCGGCCGTAGACGAATGCATCTTTGGCAATGTCCTACTGGCCGACAGCCAATCGATCTACTTTGCGCGGCATGTTGCTTTGCGTAGCGGCGCGCCAGTCTCCGCGCCCGCCCTGACGGTGAACCGACTTTGTGGATCGGGCCTGGAGGCAATTGCCCAGGCGGCCCAGCAAGTGCGCTCCGGCGTCAGTCAGTGCGTTCTGGCCGGCGGCGCCGAGAGCATGAGCCATGCGCCTCATCTGCTGCAAAGCGCACGCTGGGGTCAGAAACTTGGCGGCCTGGCGATGGAAGACAGTCTGCTTTCCGGTCTGACCGACGGCTACAGCGGTTTGCCGATGGGCATGACCGCCGAAAACCTGGCCCGCGATTTTTCGATCAGTCGCGAGGACCAGGATGCGTGGGCGCTGCGCAGCCAAACGCGCGCCGAAGGCGCCTCCGACAGCGGTCGCATGGCACTGGAAATCGCTCCGCTGCGACTCAGGCAGCGCAAGGCAGAAGTCAACTTTGACCGCGACGAGTTTATCCGCGGGGCCGCGTCGGCTTCGGCTCTGCCGGGCCTGCCGCCAGCCTTTGATCCACAGGGAACTGTCAGCGCCGGCAACTCCAGCGGCATCAACGACGGCGCCGCGGCGCTGCTGGTCGTTTCGGAAGCGTTCCTCAAGAACTCGGGGCGAAAACCGCGCGCCCGCATCCTGGGCTGCAGCGCGGTGGGTTGCGATCCTTCGCGCATGGGCATTGGACCGGCGCTCGCTATTCCTCGCCTGCTTGCCAGGCATGGGCTGCAACAAAGTGATATTGATCTGTTCGAAATCAATGAGGCCTTTGCGGCGCAGACCCTGGCTGTTATCCGGCAGCTGAAGCTGGATCCGGAGCGAACCAATGTAAACGGCGGGGCAATTGCACTGGGCCATCCACTGGCAGCTTCCGGCGCCAGACTGGCTCTGAGCCTCGCCATCGAGCTGGAACAGCGCAGTCTTCGCTACGGAGTAGCATCGCTCTGCATTGGCGGCGGCCAGGGCATCGCCATGCTGCTGGAAGCCTGTTGA
- a CDS encoding GNAT family N-acetyltransferase produces the protein MSRTEDFIVAESLADIDPAQWDDLNLDRNPFMEYGFLQALEDSACVGPDTGWHPRYLLLYQEGRLLGAAASYLREDSMGEYIFDHGWADAYARSGLAYYPKLAVAAPFTPANGQRLLSARHLSPEESQQLRRRLAVGLCELAKAQGCSGVHVLFHSAEELEALRLEGYLPRFTLQFHWHNQGYAEFDDFLGALRSSRRKLVRKERESVGRLGLEIRRLQGAQIEEQHMDAMYAFYQHTGSRKWGRPYLNRIWFRKILELQRDRLLLVFAYRDAQPIAGTLNFMKDDAIFGRYWGALQDYPDLHFELCYYQLIEEAIAKGAALVEAGAQGEHKFLRGFGAEICLSSHFLLNAGGREAIGRFLQMEQTQIERTQLEYNRQSPLKALRADAQLTIAQSTDGAAL, from the coding sequence GTGAGCCGCACTGAAGATTTCATCGTAGCCGAGTCCCTGGCTGATATCGACCCCGCGCAGTGGGACGATCTCAATCTCGATCGCAATCCGTTTATGGAGTACGGCTTCCTGCAAGCGCTGGAGGATAGCGCCTGCGTTGGACCAGATACAGGCTGGCATCCGCGCTACCTGCTTCTTTATCAAGAGGGCCGGCTGCTGGGAGCGGCAGCCAGCTACTTGCGGGAAGATTCCATGGGCGAATATATTTTCGATCATGGCTGGGCCGATGCCTACGCTCGATCAGGCCTGGCTTACTATCCGAAACTGGCAGTGGCAGCGCCATTCACTCCGGCCAACGGACAGCGACTGCTGAGCGCGAGGCATCTGTCGCCGGAAGAAAGCCAGCAACTTCGGCGACGCCTGGCCGTCGGCCTTTGTGAACTGGCAAAGGCCCAGGGCTGCAGCGGCGTGCATGTTCTTTTTCACAGCGCCGAGGAGCTGGAAGCGCTTCGCCTGGAAGGCTACCTGCCTCGCTTCACGCTGCAATTCCACTGGCACAACCAGGGCTACGCCGAGTTTGACGATTTCCTGGGCGCATTGCGGTCCTCACGTCGCAAGCTGGTTCGCAAAGAACGTGAAAGCGTCGGTCGCCTGGGCCTTGAGATTCGACGGCTGCAAGGCGCACAAATTGAAGAGCAGCATATGGATGCGATGTACGCATTCTACCAACACACCGGCAGCCGCAAGTGGGGGCGTCCCTATCTCAACCGAATCTGGTTTCGCAAAATCCTTGAGCTGCAACGCGATCGTCTGTTACTGGTATTCGCCTATCGTGATGCCCAGCCCATTGCCGGCACGCTGAACTTTATGAAGGATGATGCCATCTTCGGGCGCTACTGGGGGGCTCTGCAGGACTATCCCGACCTGCACTTCGAACTGTGCTATTACCAATTGATCGAAGAGGCGATCGCAAAGGGCGCGGCGCTGGTGGAAGCGGGCGCCCAGGGCGAGCACAAGTTTCTTCGCGGCTTTGGCGCGGAAATTTGCCTGAGCTCCCATTTTCTCTTGAATGCCGGCGGACGCGAGGCTATAGGACGATTCTTGCAGATGGAACAGACTCAAATCGAACGAACGCAGCTGGAGTACAATCGGCAATCGCCGCTCAAAGCCCTGCGAGCCGACGCACAGTTGACGATTGCGCAATCTACTGACGGCGCGGCGCTATGA
- the clpS gene encoding ATP-dependent Clp protease adapter ClpS translates to MSSPTRRQQEEGALLAEERVRPRRPSRYLVIMLNDDYTPMEFVVWVLQRVYHKAMEEATRLMLEVHTQGKSIVGAYTHDVARSKIHQTHELAKKHQHPLTCVLEKEDGDE, encoded by the coding sequence ATGAGCTCGCCAACCAGACGCCAGCAAGAAGAGGGAGCGCTGCTGGCAGAGGAGCGCGTTCGGCCGCGGCGACCATCGCGCTATCTGGTCATCATGCTCAACGATGACTATACTCCTATGGAATTTGTGGTCTGGGTATTGCAGCGCGTATACCACAAGGCTATGGAGGAGGCGACCCGTCTCATGCTTGAGGTACATACGCAGGGAAAAAGCATCGTCGGGGCCTACACCCATGATGTCGCCCGCAGCAAGATCCACCAGACGCATGAACTGGCCAAAAAGCATCAGCATCCTCTGACCTGCGTGCTGGAAAAGGAAGACGGCGATGAGTGA
- the clpA gene encoding ATP-dependent Clp protease ATP-binding subunit ClpA — protein MSEILSAELQKTLERAYREAAQRRHEFVTVEHLLYALTFDRSACDILLQCEVDIEALGKDLKLFLDKDMEALPEADQAEPQYSLGFQYTLQIAIAHVQSAGKSEVQSANVLAAIYRERESHAVYFLEKYGATRYTVVRAIAHPPAEAGGAEGAAQDDSEAEGEAERGPARDPLGRFCVNLNDRAAKGGIDPLIGRESELERLVHILARRRKNNPVLVGDAGVGKTAIVEGLAYRIQRGEVPESLRGRIIFALDMGSLLAGTRFRGDFEERLKSVVDALKNQPGASLFIDEIHTIIGAGAVAGGALDASNIIKPALASGEISCIGATTYKEYRSIFEKDHALARRFQKIEVGEPSLEDCVAILNGLKKTYEEFHRVTYSASAIQAAVDLSARHITDRFLPDKAIDVLDESGARLKLKSPAPEDSERSQWPAVAPRDIEELVARIARVPARTVRGGDRNRLRDLSDRIKSKVFGQDAAVDQVVRAIQLARAGLGEADKPMGAFLFAGPTGVGKTELSRQLAAEMGVEFIRFDMSEYMEKHTVSRLIGSPPGYVGFDQGGQLTDAIIRHPHSVLLLDEIEKAHEDLYNILLQVMDYATLTDNSGRKADFRQVIVIMTTNQGAREAQQRALGFAQDHDANRSERSLRSIERAFSPEFRNRLTAIVQFQSLAREQTLRIVDRMVGELAERLKARKVQLKLEDSARQYLADRGFDPLFGARPIRRTIESEISHALSSEILFGQLAHGGIVVVRAEENALHFRFESRPGRKKAANKA, from the coding sequence ATGAGTGAAATTCTGAGCGCAGAGTTGCAGAAAACGCTGGAGCGCGCCTATCGCGAGGCCGCTCAACGTCGCCATGAGTTTGTAACTGTTGAACACTTGCTCTATGCCTTAACCTTTGATCGTAGCGCCTGCGATATCTTGCTGCAATGCGAAGTCGACATTGAAGCGCTGGGCAAGGATCTAAAACTCTTTCTGGACAAGGATATGGAGGCCCTGCCGGAAGCGGATCAGGCCGAGCCGCAATACAGTTTGGGCTTTCAGTACACTTTGCAAATTGCCATCGCCCATGTGCAGAGCGCCGGCAAGTCAGAAGTGCAGAGCGCCAATGTCCTTGCAGCTATCTACCGCGAGCGAGAAAGCCACGCTGTATACTTCCTTGAAAAATACGGCGCCACTCGCTATACCGTGGTGCGCGCAATTGCGCACCCGCCAGCAGAAGCTGGCGGCGCCGAAGGCGCCGCCCAGGACGACAGCGAGGCCGAAGGCGAAGCGGAGCGCGGGCCCGCTCGCGATCCGCTTGGCAGATTCTGTGTAAACCTTAACGATCGCGCTGCAAAGGGCGGGATTGATCCGCTGATTGGACGGGAAAGCGAACTGGAACGTCTGGTGCACATTCTGGCCCGGCGGCGAAAGAACAATCCGGTACTGGTGGGCGACGCTGGCGTTGGCAAGACGGCCATTGTCGAAGGTCTGGCCTATCGCATTCAGCGAGGCGAGGTTCCGGAGAGCCTGCGAGGCCGGATCATCTTTGCCCTCGATATGGGCAGCCTGCTGGCCGGAACTCGTTTCCGTGGCGACTTCGAAGAGCGACTGAAGTCCGTTGTAGATGCGCTCAAGAATCAACCAGGCGCCTCGTTGTTTATTGATGAGATTCATACAATCATTGGCGCCGGCGCAGTGGCTGGCGGCGCTCTGGATGCCTCGAATATTATCAAGCCGGCGCTTGCCTCCGGCGAGATTTCCTGCATTGGCGCCACGACCTATAAAGAATATCGCAGCATATTTGAAAAGGATCACGCCCTGGCCCGTCGTTTCCAGAAGATTGAAGTCGGCGAACCTTCGCTGGAAGACTGTGTGGCCATACTCAACGGTCTCAAGAAGACCTACGAGGAGTTCCACCGCGTAACCTACTCTGCATCGGCAATCCAGGCTGCCGTCGATCTCAGCGCCCGTCATATCACCGACCGATTTCTGCCGGACAAGGCCATTGACGTGCTCGATGAATCCGGCGCTCGCTTGAAGCTGAAGTCCCCCGCGCCTGAAGATTCAGAGCGCAGCCAGTGGCCGGCCGTAGCGCCGCGCGATATCGAAGAACTGGTAGCCAGGATTGCTCGCGTTCCGGCGCGCACGGTACGCGGCGGCGATCGCAATCGACTGCGCGACCTCTCCGACCGAATCAAAAGCAAAGTCTTTGGACAGGATGCGGCCGTCGACCAGGTGGTGCGCGCCATCCAGCTGGCGCGAGCCGGTCTGGGCGAGGCCGACAAGCCAATGGGCGCCTTCCTGTTTGCCGGACCAACTGGCGTCGGCAAGACGGAGCTCTCCCGACAGCTGGCCGCAGAGATGGGCGTTGAATTCATTCGATTTGATATGTCAGAATATATGGAGAAACATACTGTTTCAAGACTGATCGGTTCGCCGCCAGGCTATGTAGGATTTGACCAGGGCGGCCAGCTTACCGATGCTATTATCCGGCACCCGCACAGTGTGCTGCTACTGGACGAAATTGAGAAGGCCCACGAAGATCTCTACAATATTCTACTGCAGGTCATGGACTATGCAACCCTGACCGACAACAGCGGGCGCAAGGCGGACTTCCGGCAGGTCATTGTTATCATGACCACCAACCAGGGAGCGCGCGAGGCGCAGCAGCGGGCGCTCGGCTTTGCCCAGGATCACGACGCCAACCGCTCAGAGCGCTCGTTGCGCTCCATCGAACGGGCCTTTTCTCCCGAATTCCGCAATCGCCTGACGGCTATCGTGCAGTTTCAATCCCTGGCCCGGGAGCAGACTCTACGCATCGTTGATCGTATGGTTGGCGAGCTGGCCGAGCGCTTGAAGGCCCGCAAAGTACAGTTGAAACTGGAGGACAGTGCACGGCAGTATCTGGCTGACCGCGGCTTTGATCCGCTGTTTGGAGCGCGACCAATCAGACGCACCATCGAGAGCGAGATTTCACACGCGCTTTCATCGGAGATTCTTTTCGGGCAGCTGGCGCACGGCGGAATAGTAGTAGTCCGGGCGGAAGAGAACGCATTGCATTTCCGCTTCGAGAGCAGACCGGGCCGCAAGAAGGCGGCGAACAAAGCCTGA
- a CDS encoding MBL fold metallo-hydrolase: MLKIERRMSASPLRNFEHLLYATDGSFAAAVDPWDGAGVAEWLQSLGLRLSHVLHTHEHHDHIRGTAELLRRYPAQSLAMPGATGVIAGCPRPLSDGETLYADRDCSLICRATPGHTPHHMSLFLFQLGQVAAVLCGDTVFQAGVGHCRSGSPSLLFRTLQQHFVPLPDAALLYPGHDYLLNNLRFTLSLEKDNAIAASLLGELEGGRRQSSEQTLSVGLERQINLFFRLQSPAVLAALRSRGEISAAAPRDEQVFLALRRLRDAW; encoded by the coding sequence ATGCTGAAAATTGAACGTCGCATGAGCGCCAGTCCGCTGCGCAACTTTGAACATCTTTTGTACGCTACGGATGGCAGCTTTGCGGCGGCCGTAGACCCCTGGGACGGGGCGGGCGTTGCTGAGTGGCTTCAGTCGCTCGGGCTACGGCTCAGTCATGTGCTACATACGCACGAACACCACGATCACATTCGAGGAACGGCGGAGCTCCTGCGGCGATACCCGGCGCAGTCTCTGGCCATGCCGGGCGCGACTGGCGTCATTGCCGGCTGCCCGCGTCCGCTGAGCGACGGTGAAACCCTTTATGCTGATCGGGATTGCTCGCTTATCTGCCGGGCGACGCCAGGCCATACTCCGCACCATATGTCCTTATTTCTCTTTCAATTGGGCCAGGTCGCCGCTGTGCTTTGCGGGGATACAGTGTTTCAGGCGGGCGTAGGCCACTGCCGCAGCGGAAGTCCATCCCTGCTTTTTCGCACGCTGCAGCAGCACTTTGTTCCGCTGCCTGATGCAGCGCTGCTCTATCCCGGACACGACTACTTGCTGAACAATCTGCGCTTCACGCTTTCCCTGGAAAAAGACAATGCTATCGCAGCGTCGTTGCTCGGCGAGCTGGAAGGCGGTCGGCGCCAATCCAGCGAGCAGACGCTCAGCGTCGGTCTAGAGCGCCAGATCAATCTTTTCTTCCGGCTACAGAGCCCCGCCGTTCTTGCCGCTCTGCGCTCTCGCGGCGAGATTTCCGCCGCGGCGCCGCGCGACGAGCAGGTGTTTCTGGCCTTGCGTCGACTGCGCGATGCCTGGTGA
- a CDS encoding adenylate/guanylate cyclase domain-containing protein produces the protein MTNSPLSFLRTLQRSSMSPAMRTLLSEEEHNGARFANRFRYIVWLLLTILALSLRNAKFSPLVNSTALGLYIAITLVHSYLLTRPYRPALQTAFSAFTIVFDYVLIYAVLMYYTFISSSDNYSFAIKNPVLLITLFPLLTTALQFQFRLLFLALLVHLGALASLIVITFRQPIILTDDWFKYVMGPEVIPGDLILSRPIVFAGAGVLLAYIIARALQMVQRIGAAEIQRQNLARYFSPQIVAELAENGETLASGGRRRVTILFSDIRNFTRMSEDMDPQELAAFLGEFRERMTEVIFAAGGTLDKFVGDAIMAIFGAPRSLPEQGGDARAALHAARGMLEALHSFNEDRRGRGLAAVQIGIGLHSGEVFAGNVGQGSRLEYTVIGDAVNTASRIESLCKKFQATLLASEATMLEAGGVEGERMPRVMVKGKSAPLQVFRLAKLAEETSLQSSSPLS, from the coding sequence ATGACAAATTCACCACTGAGTTTTCTACGCACCTTGCAGCGATCCAGCATGTCGCCGGCCATGCGCACGTTGCTATCCGAGGAAGAACACAATGGAGCGCGCTTTGCCAATCGCTTTCGCTATATTGTCTGGCTCTTGCTCACAATCCTGGCGCTAAGCCTGCGCAATGCGAAATTTTCGCCATTGGTGAATTCTACTGCGCTCGGCCTCTATATTGCCATTACGCTGGTGCACAGCTATTTGCTGACGCGACCTTACCGGCCAGCTCTGCAGACTGCCTTTTCGGCCTTTACCATCGTATTTGACTACGTTCTAATCTATGCCGTATTGATGTACTATACATTCATATCATCGTCGGACAACTATTCATTTGCAATCAAGAATCCGGTGCTGCTGATCACTTTATTTCCACTATTGACTACGGCCCTGCAGTTCCAATTTCGCCTGCTATTCCTCGCACTCCTCGTCCATCTTGGCGCCCTGGCATCCCTGATTGTGATTACCTTCCGGCAGCCAATTATTCTGACAGACGATTGGTTCAAATACGTCATGGGGCCGGAGGTAATTCCCGGCGATCTGATTCTGTCTCGCCCGATCGTATTTGCCGGCGCCGGCGTACTGCTTGCCTATATCATCGCTAGAGCTCTGCAGATGGTACAGCGAATTGGCGCCGCGGAGATCCAGCGTCAGAATCTGGCGCGCTATTTCTCGCCGCAAATTGTGGCGGAACTTGCCGAAAATGGCGAGACGCTGGCCTCTGGCGGCCGTCGGCGGGTAACGATACTCTTCAGCGACATTCGCAATTTTACGCGCATGTCGGAGGATATGGATCCGCAGGAGTTGGCCGCGTTTCTGGGAGAGTTTCGGGAGCGGATGACCGAAGTGATCTTCGCCGCAGGCGGCACCCTGGATAAGTTCGTCGGCGATGCAATCATGGCTATCTTTGGCGCGCCGCGTTCTCTGCCAGAGCAGGGCGGCGATGCACGCGCCGCCCTGCACGCAGCGCGCGGCATGCTTGAGGCCCTTCATTCATTTAATGAAGATCGCAGAGGGCGCGGGCTGGCGGCAGTACAAATTGGCATCGGTCTGCACAGCGGAGAGGTATTTGCCGGCAATGTTGGGCAGGGCAGCCGCCTGGAGTATACCGTTATTGGCGACGCCGTGAACACGGCCTCTCGTATTGAGTCGTTATGCAAAAAGTTTCAGGCGACGCTCTTGGCTTCGGAGGCCACAATGCTGGAGGCTGGCGGCGTGGAAGGCGAAAGAATGCCGCGTGTGATGGTCAAGGGAAAGAGCGCGCCGCTGCAGGTCTTTCGGCTTGCGAAACTGGCCGAGGAGACTTCGCTTCAGTCGAGTTCGCCGCTCAGCTGA
- a CDS encoding 2-dehydropantoate 2-reductase: protein MLEQIDTVGILGAGSIGCYIGARLLSAGYQVRFVGRARIGAELQANGLHWSNLEGAEGHLRPEQLQFFEEAEGLRDCPVILVCTKGGGTLAAAQSLRGRIAAETVVVSMQNGVRNQSLLAQGLDGSGAIALAGMVPFNVVHRGAGSFHCGTTGQLLIEQDPAGRGALVAQLLQSAGLLAAAHRNLPGVLWGKLLLNLNNSINALANIPLLEELKQRAFRKILAALIGEGLQALRAAGIRVEAAGKLRPRLAAWALGLPDLLFFRIAATMIRIDPQARSSMWEDLQARRPTEIDLINGEIVEVARQAGASAPLNAAICRLVHKAEEHAAGSPGLSAVQLAREIGLSEVN from the coding sequence ATGCTCGAGCAAATTGACACGGTCGGAATACTCGGCGCCGGCAGCATCGGTTGCTACATCGGCGCCCGGCTTTTGAGCGCCGGTTATCAGGTCCGCTTTGTGGGTCGAGCGCGGATCGGCGCCGAGCTGCAGGCAAACGGCCTGCACTGGAGCAATCTGGAGGGAGCAGAGGGGCATCTGCGACCTGAACAACTGCAATTCTTTGAAGAGGCAGAGGGACTCAGGGATTGCCCGGTCATCCTGGTCTGCACAAAGGGAGGCGGAACGCTGGCGGCTGCGCAATCCCTGCGCGGACGAATTGCGGCCGAAACAGTCGTAGTCAGTATGCAAAATGGAGTCCGCAATCAATCGCTGCTGGCCCAGGGCCTCGATGGATCGGGCGCGATAGCGCTGGCGGGCATGGTGCCGTTCAATGTTGTGCATCGCGGCGCTGGCAGTTTTCATTGCGGAACGACCGGACAACTCTTGATCGAACAGGATCCCGCGGGACGAGGCGCCCTCGTAGCTCAACTGCTGCAGTCCGCCGGATTGCTGGCCGCCGCTCATCGCAATCTGCCAGGCGTGCTCTGGGGAAAACTGTTGTTGAATCTGAACAATTCGATCAATGCCCTGGCAAACATTCCGCTGCTTGAGGAGCTCAAGCAGCGCGCGTTTCGGAAAATTTTGGCGGCATTGATTGGCGAAGGCCTGCAGGCTCTGCGCGCTGCTGGCATTCGCGTGGAGGCCGCCGGCAAATTGCGGCCGCGCCTTGCGGCGTGGGCGCTGGGGCTCCCCGACCTGCTCTTCTTTCGGATTGCCGCTACGATGATACGCATCGATCCGCAGGCGCGATCTTCAATGTGGGAGGATTTGCAGGCCCGTCGTCCAACGGAGATCGACTTGATCAATGGCGAGATCGTGGAGGTTGCCCGGCAAGCGGGCGCCAGTGCGCCGCTCAATGCGGCAATCTGTCGCCTGGTTCACAAGGCGGAAGAGCACGCCGCCGGCTCGCCAGGTTTATCTGCAGTACAATTGGCCAGGGAAATTGGCCTCTCGGAAGTCAATTAG
- a CDS encoding NAD(P)/FAD-dependent oxidoreductase: MDGEEWDAIVIGSGIGGLATASIVAQLKNWRVLVLERHFKAGGFTHAFRREGKFRWDVGVHYIGGLQPGSMLREIFDWISGGAVQWQKMPDPFEKFIYPEFTFAIPDDPAEFQALLEQQFTGERGAIAAYFQDVRQTASWFGRHVSLKALPAALQRVAGLLKLIGRGHALMTTREYMESNFRDPKLRAILLSQWGDYGLPPAESAFVIHALIATHYFGGAYYPIGGAGTIAASIEPIIQDHGGSIRLNHHVEEILIENGRVCGVRSRKIVGERQSEHTFRAPRVISDAGAYNTFLRLLPPAVEIPFRSALAELRQGVSCVTLYLGFDEDPRRLGFQGENYWIYDDYDHDAIFSRRQDVLQGKISAAYLSFPSLKDPMAQAHTAEIITFCDYAPFQAWSGEAWKNRGAEYEALKQRIADGLLDFVERHLPGLKSRVVYQELSTPLSNEYFTAHPQGSIYGLACTPERFQLEWLGVRTPVQGLYLTGADASSPGVAGALMGGVMSAAALLDFPGVLRLFKELKNARAN, translated from the coding sequence ATGGACGGTGAGGAATGGGACGCAATTGTCATCGGCTCCGGTATCGGCGGACTGGCAACGGCCAGCATAGTGGCCCAGCTCAAGAATTGGCGCGTCCTGGTACTGGAACGCCACTTCAAGGCTGGCGGCTTCACCCACGCTTTTAGGCGCGAAGGCAAGTTTCGCTGGGATGTCGGCGTGCATTACATTGGCGGCTTGCAGCCCGGGTCGATGTTGCGTGAGATTTTTGATTGGATCAGCGGCGGCGCGGTCCAATGGCAAAAGATGCCGGACCCATTTGAGAAGTTTATCTATCCCGAATTTACCTTTGCTATTCCAGATGATCCCGCCGAATTTCAAGCGCTGCTGGAACAACAATTCACTGGCGAACGAGGTGCAATCGCCGCCTATTTTCAGGACGTCCGGCAGACCGCAAGCTGGTTTGGTCGCCATGTTTCGTTGAAGGCTTTGCCGGCGGCGCTGCAACGAGTCGCCGGCTTGCTGAAGCTGATCGGCCGCGGTCACGCGCTGATGACTACCAGAGAGTACATGGAGTCGAACTTTCGCGATCCAAAGTTGCGAGCGATCCTTCTTTCACAGTGGGGCGACTATGGTTTGCCTCCCGCGGAGAGCGCCTTTGTCATTCACGCTCTGATCGCAACGCATTACTTTGGAGGCGCTTACTATCCGATTGGCGGCGCCGGAACCATTGCCGCCAGCATCGAGCCAATCATCCAGGATCACGGGGGCTCTATCAGGCTCAATCACCATGTTGAGGAAATTCTGATCGAGAATGGCCGCGTCTGCGGGGTGCGTTCGAGAAAGATTGTCGGCGAAAGGCAAAGCGAGCATACCTTTCGCGCGCCGCGAGTCATTTCCGACGCTGGCGCCTACAATACTTTCTTGAGACTGCTTCCGCCAGCTGTGGAAATCCCCTTTCGATCGGCGCTGGCTGAGCTGCGCCAGGGCGTCAGCTGTGTTACGCTCTATCTTGGATTTGACGAAGATCCGCGCCGCCTGGGCTTTCAAGGCGAGAACTACTGGATCTACGACGACTACGACCATGATGCCATTTTTTCGCGCCGCCAGGATGTACTGCAGGGAAAAATATCCGCGGCCTATCTTTCCTTTCCTTCGCTGAAAGACCCGATGGCTCAGGCCCACACGGCAGAGATCATCACCTTTTGCGACTATGCTCCATTTCAGGCCTGGAGTGGGGAAGCGTGGAAGAATCGCGGGGCGGAGTACGAAGCCCTCAAACAACGGATCGCCGATGGCCTGCTTGATTTCGTGGAGCGGCATTTGCCTGGGCTGAAAAGCAGGGTCGTGTACCAGGAACTATCCACTCCGCTGAGCAATGAATACTTTACGGCACATCCGCAGGGATCAATCTATGGATTGGCGTGCACGCCAGAGCGCTTTCAGCTCGAATGGTTGGGCGTTCGAACGCCGGTCCAGGGTCTGTATCTGACCGGCGCCGACGCCTCCTCGCCGGGGGTCGCTGGCGCTTTGATGGGCGGCGTCATGTCCGCCGCCGCCTTACTGGATTTTCCAGGTGTGCTTCGATTGTTTAAGGAACTGAAGAATGCTCGAGCAAATTGA